A window of the Loxodonta africana isolate mLoxAfr1 chromosome 3, mLoxAfr1.hap2, whole genome shotgun sequence genome harbors these coding sequences:
- the LOC135227193 gene encoding putative gustatory receptor clone PTE03: MASENQTGVTSFFLQGLSEDSELQPLLFGLFLTLYFVTVLGNLLIILAISSDSHLHTPMYFFLSKLSFTDICFGTTTVPKMLVNIQTQSKSISYTGCLTQVCFVLMFAGVENFLLAAMAYDRYVAICHPLRYTVIMNSYLCGLLILLSLFISLVDALLHSLMVLHLSFCADLEIPHFFCELAQVIKLACSNTLINDILVYLITSILDSVPLLGIIFSYIKIVSSILRMPSAGRMYKAFSTCGSHLSVVFLFYGTAFGVYISSAVTHSSKNLAVASVMYTVVPPMMNPFIYSLRNRDMQGALQKLFWRTSSFS, from the coding sequence ATGGCATCAGAAAACCAAACTGGTGTAACATCATTCTTCCTCCAGGGGCTCTCAGAGGATTCAGAACTGCAGCCCCTCCTCTTTGGACTATTCCTCACCCTGTACTTTGTCACTGTGTTGGGCAACCTGCTCATTATCCTGGCCATCAGCTCAGACTctcacctccacacccccatgtacttcttcctctccaagTTGTCCTTCACTGACATCTGTTTCGGCACCACCACAGTCCCCAAGATGCTGGTGAACATCCAGACACAAAGCAAGTCCATCAGTTACACAGGCTGCCTCACCCAGGTTTGCTTTGTTCTGATGTTTGCAGGTGTAGAAAATTTTCTCCTTGcagcaatggcctatgaccgctatgtggccatctgccatCCACTGAGGTACACAGTCATCATGAACTCCTACCTCTGTGGCCTGCTGATTCTCCTCTCCTTGTTTATTAGTTTGGTGGATGCCCTGCTACACAGTCTGATGGTGCTCCATCTGTCCTTCTGTGCAGACCTGGAAATCCCTCACTTCTTCTGCGAACTTGCTCAGGTCATCAAACTTGCCTGCTCCAATACCCTCATCAATGACATCCTGGTATATTTAATAACTAGCATATTGGATAGTGTTCCTCTCCTTGGGATTATTTTCTCTTACATTAAAATTGTCTCTTCCATTCTGAGAATGCCATCAGCTGGGAGAATGTATAAAGCTTTCTccacctgtgggtctcacctGTCAGTGGTTTTCTTATTCTATGGAACAGCTTTTGGAGTCTACATTAGTTCTGCAGTTACTCATTCTTCCAAAAACTTAGCAGTAGCCTCAGTGATGTACACTGTGGTCCCTCCAATGATGAACCCCtttatctacagcctgaggaacagagACATGCAGGGGGCCTTGCAGAAACTCTTCTGGAGAACATCTTCTTTTTCTTAG